A region from the Beduinella massiliensis genome encodes:
- a CDS encoding AraC family transcriptional regulator, giving the protein MVVSARHRWSEAAGFTINRPSGIEHFTLLHFFGSVRLRIGDGAPVCTRPEACVLFAPHTRQWFCSETPLLHDWMHLNACAADLVRRYGVPVDTLLYPGDCAFITSGICEIELEINSSRAHRAELADAAAEMLLIRLSRACSSAAEARAVNPELGALLHRFRSGLFARLGEAWTVERMAEEMHMSPSRFYALYKAQFDVSPMNDLIQARIDAAKSVLTGQDISISEVAERLGYANATHFSRQFRQRTGISPRGYAHK; this is encoded by the coding sequence ATGGTCGTCAGCGCGCGCCACCGATGGTCGGAAGCGGCCGGCTTTACAATCAACCGGCCGTCGGGCATCGAGCATTTTACGCTGCTGCATTTTTTCGGTTCCGTTCGGCTTCGGATAGGAGACGGCGCGCCCGTCTGTACGCGGCCGGAGGCCTGCGTCCTGTTTGCGCCCCACACGAGGCAGTGGTTTTGCAGCGAAACGCCCCTGCTGCACGACTGGATGCACCTGAACGCCTGCGCCGCAGACCTCGTGCGGCGCTACGGCGTGCCGGTGGATACGCTTTTGTACCCGGGCGACTGCGCCTTCATCACGTCGGGCATCTGCGAGATCGAGCTGGAAATCAACAGCAGCCGCGCCCACCGCGCGGAGCTGGCGGACGCGGCTGCCGAAATGCTGCTCATCCGCCTCAGCCGCGCCTGCAGCAGCGCAGCGGAGGCTCGCGCCGTCAACCCCGAGCTGGGCGCGCTGCTGCACCGGTTTAGAAGTGGACTGTTCGCGAGGCTTGGAGAGGCTTGGACGGTGGAGCGCATGGCGGAGGAAATGCACATGAGTCCTTCCCGGTTTTACGCGCTCTACAAGGCGCAATTTGACGTCTCCCCGATGAACGACCTGATTCAGGCGCGCATCGACGCGGCTAAGAGCGTCCTCACAGGCCAGGACATCTCGATTTCGGAGGTGGCCGAACGCCTCGGCTATGCCAATGCGACCCATTTCAGCCGGCAGTTTCGCCAGCGGACCGGAATCTCCCCGCGCGGGTATGCGCACAAGTAG
- a CDS encoding TPM domain-containing protein, translating to MRKFLSLLLVLLLVQIPVLSEDVIPSIPTRPEQFAHVFDFADVISARDEAQIASYCDDLNKMTKAAVVCVTVNSLEGMGVRDFAFELMNSWGIGDAERNDGVLLLLAAGDREIALEVGSGLDRLLDSDTSDAIFDICIPSFSKGDYSNGMRELALTTCLTLIKKQTLLFDDPEIVRAVADIGSSR from the coding sequence ATGCGTAAGTTTCTCTCGCTGCTGCTCGTCCTGCTGCTCGTTCAGATTCCTGTTCTGTCTGAAGACGTCATCCCGTCGATTCCTACGCGTCCTGAACAGTTCGCGCATGTCTTCGATTTCGCGGACGTCATCTCCGCAAGAGATGAGGCACAGATTGCCTCTTATTGTGACGACCTCAATAAAATGACAAAGGCGGCTGTAGTCTGTGTAACCGTAAATTCCCTAGAGGGAATGGGGGTACGCGATTTTGCATTTGAACTTATGAACTCCTGGGGCATCGGCGATGCAGAGCGAAACGACGGCGTACTGCTATTGCTCGCAGCAGGAGATCGGGAAATCGCGCTTGAGGTCGGAAGCGGACTGGATCGCTTGCTCGATTCCGACACCTCCGACGCGATATTCGACATCTGTATACCAAGCTTTTCCAAGGGCGACTATTCAAACGGCATGCGGGAATTGGCCCTTACAACCTGTTTGACGCTCATCAAAAAGCAAACCCTGTTATTCGACGATCCGGAAATCGTCAGGGCCGTCGCGGATATTGGCTCATCAAGATAA
- a CDS encoding DUF1015 family protein: MSSAFQSLGFCPADILLPAPHVDLSRWAVVACDQYTSDPAYWNRVERFVGGSPSTLHLTFPEIHLCEGFGRVPAIQDEMARYLQDGTLVPAVRDGFVLVERTVPSGKRLGLVGCVDLEMYDFERGSASLVRATEGTILERIPPRVRIRAGAPLETPHVMLLVDDPKRTVIEPLYQRRKRLTTLYDFDLMEGGGHLHGYRVDDPAQKVQIASALNALRVACGGLLYAVGDGNHSLATARQCWLNLRETLSPEARERHPARYALVELVNLHDEALVFEPIHRVLFGVDEQDVLHSLSRFLIAHGASLERRHAVEGEQALSFACAKGGLSLAVLNAPFSLPVATLQSFLDEYLRARPQTRLDYIHGGDFARGLGRQPGNACFLLEALDKHALFPAVRRDGALPRKTFSMGEASEKRYYMECRAIE; this comes from the coding sequence ATGTCCTCAGCCTTTCAATCCCTGGGCTTTTGCCCCGCGGACATCCTGCTGCCCGCTCCGCACGTGGACCTTTCCCGGTGGGCCGTCGTCGCCTGCGACCAGTACACCTCCGATCCCGCCTACTGGAACCGCGTCGAACGCTTCGTCGGCGGTTCTCCTTCGACGCTTCACCTGACGTTCCCGGAAATCCACCTGTGCGAGGGGTTCGGCCGTGTGCCCGCCATTCAGGACGAGATGGCGCGCTATCTTCAGGACGGCACGCTCGTGCCCGCGGTGCGGGACGGCTTTGTGCTCGTGGAGCGCACCGTGCCCTCCGGCAAACGCCTGGGGCTCGTCGGCTGCGTCGATCTGGAGATGTACGACTTCGAGCGCGGCAGCGCCTCCCTCGTCCGGGCGACGGAGGGCACGATCCTCGAGCGCATTCCCCCGCGCGTGCGCATCCGAGCCGGTGCTCCGCTGGAGACGCCCCACGTGATGCTGCTCGTGGACGACCCAAAGCGCACCGTCATCGAACCCCTCTACCAGCGCCGCAAGCGTCTGACGACGCTGTACGATTTCGACCTGATGGAGGGCGGCGGCCATCTGCACGGCTACCGCGTAGACGATCCCGCGCAAAAAGTACAGATCGCCTCTGCGCTGAACGCGCTGCGCGTCGCCTGCGGCGGGCTGCTCTATGCGGTGGGCGACGGCAACCACTCGCTCGCCACGGCGCGCCAATGCTGGCTGAACCTGCGAGAGACGCTCTCTCCCGAGGCGCGCGAGCGTCATCCCGCGCGCTATGCGCTCGTGGAGCTCGTGAACCTGCACGACGAGGCGCTCGTCTTCGAGCCCATTCACCGCGTGCTCTTCGGCGTGGACGAGCAGGACGTGCTGCACAGCCTGAGCCGCTTCCTGATTGCGCACGGCGCTTCTCTGGAACGCCGCCACGCCGTGGAGGGCGAGCAGGCGCTCTCCTTCGCCTGCGCAAAGGGCGGGCTCTCTCTCGCCGTGTTGAACGCCCCCTTCTCCCTGCCGGTCGCTACCCTGCAAAGCTTTCTGGACGAATACCTGCGCGCCCGGCCGCAGACGCGCCTGGACTACATCCACGGCGGCGACTTCGCGCGCGGCCTGGGGCGTCAGCCGGGCAATGCCTGCTTCCTGCTGGAAGCGCTTGACAAGCACGCGCTCTTTCCCGCCGTGCGCCGCGACGGCGCGCTGCCGCGCAAGACGTTTTCGATGGGCGAGGCCTCTGAAAAACGTTATTATATGGAATGCCGGGCAATCGAGTAA
- a CDS encoding DUF1294 domain-containing protein — MLIKIALVLTGCMSLVSFVLFGVDKRRARRGEWRIPERTLLTCCALFGAAGGLCGMRAFHHKTRHKKFAYGVPALLVVQAALLALLIF, encoded by the coding sequence ATGCTAATAAAGATCGCGCTTGTGCTGACGGGCTGTATGAGTTTGGTTTCCTTCGTTCTCTTTGGGGTGGATAAGCGGCGGGCGCGCCGCGGAGAGTGGCGTATTCCCGAGCGGACGCTGCTGACCTGCTGCGCGCTCTTCGGTGCTGCGGGCGGCCTTTGCGGCATGCGCGCGTTCCACCACAAGACGCGGCACAAAAAGTTCGCCTACGGCGTGCCCGCTCTGCTGGTTGTGCAGGCCGCCCTGCTGGCTTTGCTGATCTTTTGA
- a CDS encoding BlaI/MecI/CopY family transcriptional regulator, translating into MEIKLFDSERRVMECLWQEGELGARELAQRLQEQVGWSKTTTYTVIRKCLDKGALERIDPGFRCRARISREEVLRRETEEFIDRNYDGSADLLVASLLGQRKLSQSEIERMKALIKELE; encoded by the coding sequence GTGGAGATCAAGCTGTTCGACTCGGAACGCCGGGTCATGGAGTGCCTGTGGCAGGAGGGAGAGCTGGGCGCCAGGGAGCTCGCCCAACGGCTGCAGGAGCAGGTCGGGTGGAGCAAGACCACCACCTATACGGTCATACGCAAGTGCCTGGACAAGGGCGCGCTGGAGCGGATCGATCCGGGGTTCCGCTGCCGGGCGCGGATCAGCCGGGAGGAAGTGCTTCGCCGCGAGACGGAGGAGTTCATCGACCGGAACTACGACGGTTCGGCGGACCTGCTGGTCGCCTCGCTGCTGGGCCAGAGGAAGCTCTCACAGTCGGAAATTGAGCGCATGAAAGCGCTGATAAAGGAGTTGGAATGA
- a CDS encoding M56 family metallopeptidase → MTELLEMSLRGGVLIAAILLVRALCVNRLPKRAFLLLWAAAFLSLMVPLHISSPVSVYSAAQYLGAPVRRGGLLLPAPGAAPARAAHAVSPAVILWAAGAFLLALGFLALHLRGRGKYRASLPVENPFVSRFLEAHRIRRPVQVRYSDQIGSPLTYGILYPVILLPKGFERMGEERLAFVLSHELCHIRRFDVLGKWLLAAMLCVHWFNPLVAVMYLLASRDVELSCDEAVIRGYGLSARSAYALTLVELEEQRTVYAPLESGFSRSTLKERITAVMKVRPVTGLRAAAAMLLVCGVTTVFATSAPAEEAVPEIVKPSTVQPGPVLDGPVLDGPVLGGSVLEPLDWDELWADDGVPSYTQAQYDALIARLKPDGYPEMSLAAFNRSVHAAMSSEGAETLYMLYEVVLNTLPEDDPNAAFLRNTVSASLNEYDARLSEVFSGKRSDPQFYATAQAVRNADVFGEQVMAGVCYADYSFSYRILDQDALTVAERDAFLQRVMQAAQDFCEKNLSGRPDEDGLREALKSAGAEASDGKISFVDCEIFSLDCY, encoded by the coding sequence ATGACGGAACTCCTTGAAATGAGCCTGCGCGGGGGCGTGCTGATCGCGGCCATCCTGCTCGTGCGCGCGCTGTGCGTCAATCGGCTGCCCAAGCGGGCGTTCCTGCTCCTCTGGGCGGCGGCGTTTCTCAGCCTGATGGTGCCGCTGCACATCTCTTCGCCGGTCAGCGTGTATTCGGCGGCGCAGTATCTTGGGGCGCCCGTGCGCCGGGGCGGTCTGCTGCTGCCCGCGCCGGGGGCGGCGCCTGCGCGGGCGGCGCATGCCGTATCCCCCGCGGTGATCTTGTGGGCGGCCGGGGCGTTTCTGCTGGCGCTGGGCTTTCTCGCGCTGCACCTGCGGGGGCGGGGAAAGTACCGCGCCTCGCTTCCGGTCGAAAACCCCTTTGTAAGTCGTTTTCTGGAGGCCCATCGCATCAGAAGGCCCGTGCAGGTGCGATACTCCGATCAGATCGGATCGCCCCTGACCTACGGCATCCTCTATCCTGTCATCCTCCTGCCCAAGGGGTTTGAGCGGATGGGAGAAGAGCGGCTCGCCTTCGTCCTGAGCCATGAGCTGTGCCATATCCGGCGCTTTGACGTGCTGGGCAAGTGGCTGCTGGCCGCTATGCTCTGCGTGCATTGGTTCAACCCGCTCGTGGCCGTGATGTATCTGCTCGCGAGCCGTGACGTGGAGCTCTCCTGCGACGAGGCCGTCATCCGCGGGTATGGCCTCTCCGCCCGGTCCGCCTATGCGCTGACGCTGGTGGAGCTGGAGGAACAACGCACCGTTTACGCGCCGTTGGAAAGCGGCTTCAGCCGCAGCACCTTAAAGGAGCGGATCACGGCGGTCATGAAAGTCCGGCCCGTCACAGGGCTGCGCGCCGCCGCCGCGATGCTGCTCGTATGCGGCGTTACGACGGTGTTTGCGACCTCCGCGCCCGCGGAGGAGGCCGTACCGGAGATCGTGAAGCCCAGCACCGTTCAGCCCGGCCCCGTCCTAGACGGTCCCGTCTTAGACGGCCCTGTTCTGGGCGGCTCTGTCCTGGAGCCGCTGGATTGGGATGAGCTGTGGGCAGACGACGGCGTACCCTCCTACACGCAGGCGCAGTACGACGCCCTGATCGCCCGGCTGAAACCGGACGGCTACCCGGAAATGTCCCTCGCGGCGTTCAACAGGAGCGTACACGCGGCGATGTCCTCCGAAGGGGCGGAGACGCTCTATATGCTTTACGAAGTGGTGCTCAACACCCTGCCGGAGGACGACCCGAACGCGGCGTTCCTGCGCAATACGGTATCCGCTTCCCTGAACGAATACGACGCGCGCCTGAGCGAGGTGTTCTCGGGCAAGCGAAGCGATCCTCAATTTTACGCGACCGCGCAGGCGGTGCGCAATGCGGACGTCTTCGGGGAACAGGTCATGGCGGGCGTCTGCTATGCTGATTACAGCTTTTCTTACCGCATCCTTGACCAGGACGCGCTGACCGTCGCGGAGCGTGACGCATTCCTGCAGCGCGTGATGCAGGCGGCGCAGGACTTTTGTGAGAAAAACCTGTCGGGAAGGCCCGATGAGGACGGCCTGCGCGAGGCGCTAAAATCGGCGGGCGCCGAGGCGTCGGATGGCAAGATCAGCTTTGTTGACTGCGAGATCTTCTCGCTGGACTGCTATTGA
- a CDS encoding RsmB/NOP family class I SAM-dependent RNA methyltransferase, which yields MDFPQAFLQNMRAQLGEAEYALYLAAMAQPFTRGLRVNLLRYPDGTLPLSLDGVEEAIPWARGGFFVRFSARPGLHPLHEGGAYYLQEPSAMAAVSALDVRPGQRVLDLCASPGGKSTQIACLLGGQGLLVANEPVPARAQVLSRNVERMGVRNAVVLSALPDALAPRFPAFFDRVLVDAPCSGEGMFRRQEEARAEWTPQSPAGCAGRQLEILSQACRMLRPGGLMVYSTCTFNTVENEGVIAQFLSAHPDFSPEPFSLPGLCDAPEGMAHLYPHRMRGEGHFCARLRRSPDAPAAPETFRGPCRAGKGRGRTAVPAWGPALDACLSQVLSPASAPRKEALLAGAVAFGDALYAQPEGLPDLSGLRVLRAGLLLGRVAGKRVEPDHALAMALREKDALNVKALSEEQALRFQHGEALPAGEDAQRGFTLMTLYGCPLGFAKCSDGLYKNHYPKGLRR from the coding sequence ATGGACTTCCCGCAGGCTTTCCTACAAAACATGCGCGCGCAGCTCGGCGAGGCGGAGTACGCGCTCTACCTCGCGGCGATGGCGCAGCCCTTTACCCGGGGCCTTCGCGTCAACCTGCTCCGCTACCCGGACGGCACGCTGCCGCTCTCCCTGGACGGCGTGGAGGAGGCGATCCCCTGGGCGCGCGGCGGCTTTTTCGTCCGCTTCAGCGCCCGGCCAGGCCTGCACCCGCTGCACGAGGGCGGCGCCTACTACCTGCAGGAGCCCAGCGCTATGGCTGCCGTCAGCGCGCTGGATGTCCGGCCCGGCCAGCGCGTGTTGGACCTGTGCGCCTCCCCCGGCGGCAAGAGCACGCAAATCGCCTGCCTGCTTGGGGGGCAGGGGCTTCTCGTCGCAAACGAGCCCGTGCCAGCCCGCGCGCAGGTGCTCTCGCGCAACGTCGAGCGCATGGGCGTGCGCAACGCCGTTGTGCTCAGCGCGCTGCCGGACGCGCTCGCGCCCCGCTTTCCCGCGTTCTTCGACCGCGTGCTGGTGGACGCGCCCTGCTCCGGCGAGGGGATGTTCCGCCGTCAGGAGGAGGCGCGCGCCGAATGGACGCCCCAAAGCCCCGCGGGCTGCGCCGGACGCCAGCTTGAAATCCTCTCGCAGGCCTGCCGCATGCTCCGTCCAGGCGGACTGATGGTCTACTCCACCTGCACGTTTAACACGGTGGAAAACGAGGGGGTCATCGCCCAATTTCTCTCCGCGCACCCGGACTTTTCGCCCGAGCCCTTTTCCCTTCCCGGCCTATGCGATGCGCCGGAGGGCATGGCGCACCTGTACCCCCATCGAATGCGGGGCGAAGGGCACTTTTGTGCGAGGCTGCGCCGGTCTCCCGACGCGCCCGCAGCGCCCGAAACATTTCGCGGCCCCTGTCGGGCGGGAAAGGGCCGCGGCCGGACAGCGGTGCCTGCGTGGGGCCCGGCGCTGGACGCCTGCCTCTCGCAGGTGCTTTCCCCCGCAAGCGCGCCGCGAAAGGAAGCTCTGCTCGCGGGGGCGGTCGCGTTCGGCGACGCGCTGTACGCCCAGCCCGAGGGGCTTCCCGACCTTTCCGGCCTGCGCGTGCTGCGCGCGGGGCTGCTGCTGGGCCGCGTTGCGGGCAAACGCGTCGAACCCGACCACGCGCTGGCGATGGCCCTTCGCGAGAAGGACGCGCTGAACGTCAAGGCGCTGAGCGAGGAGCAGGCGCTGCGCTTTCAGCACGGGGAGGCGCTTCCCGCCGGGGAGGACGCACAGCGCGGCTTCACACTCATGACGCTATACGGCTGTCCGCTGGGCTTTGCCAAGTGTTCGGACGGGCTCTACAAGAACCATTATCCCAAGGGGTTGAGGCGCTGA
- a CDS encoding mannosyltransferase family protein — MSFFKTPSEWLPAAAALLSIALMGAAFALMLLRFVRLLRGAEPAARLSRKGPGVRALVLAALAMLLSRLLLYAAAWGVHCLTQGRAVSFAASFDGLWVHWDARHYLKIAQQGYVNVGDDRLILVFFPLYPWCVRALNLLLGDWVVSSVIVSNLCAAGAASLLYALVHRVYDVQTARLSLCYFLLNPYSVFLAAPYSEALFLLLTLGALYAAANDRLLAAALLGALSALTRSLGVVVCGVIWLYAWRKALRARKGTRAALALRGTLTGLLVFLGLGAYLYLNYAVSGNPFQFLIYQRDNWYQQMGTFFGSVRNTTDYIFRSWGESDCFWTWGVQLFSIFYAMILLVFTGRRMPLEHQAYTVVYIAVALAPTWLLSGPRYLMAMATMPMLQAITTRRRAPHALLLSLQGVLLLFFTVGYTIFVEVL, encoded by the coding sequence ATGTCCTTTTTCAAGACGCCGTCCGAATGGCTGCCCGCCGCCGCCGCCCTCCTCTCCATCGCGCTGATGGGGGCCGCCTTCGCGCTGATGCTGCTGCGCTTCGTGCGCCTGCTGCGCGGCGCCGAGCCTGCCGCGCGGCTCTCCCGGAAGGGGCCCGGCGTGCGGGCGCTCGTGCTCGCGGCGCTCGCCATGCTGCTCTCGCGGCTGCTGCTCTACGCCGCCGCATGGGGCGTGCACTGCCTGACGCAGGGGCGCGCCGTCTCCTTTGCCGCCTCCTTTGACGGCCTGTGGGTGCACTGGGACGCGCGTCATTACCTCAAAATCGCCCAGCAGGGCTACGTCAACGTAGGCGACGACCGGCTGATCCTCGTCTTCTTCCCGCTCTACCCCTGGTGCGTGCGCGCATTGAACCTGCTCCTGGGCGACTGGGTCGTCTCCAGCGTCATCGTCAGCAACCTCTGCGCCGCCGGCGCCGCCAGTCTCCTCTACGCGCTCGTGCACCGCGTGTACGACGTTCAGACCGCGCGGCTCTCGCTGTGTTATTTCCTTCTGAATCCCTACTCCGTCTTTCTCGCCGCGCCCTATTCCGAGGCGCTCTTCCTGCTGCTGACGCTGGGTGCGCTGTACGCCGCCGCAAACGACCGGCTGCTGGCCGCGGCGCTGCTCGGCGCGCTTTCCGCGCTCACGCGCTCGCTGGGCGTCGTCGTCTGCGGGGTCATCTGGCTGTATGCCTGGCGCAAGGCCCTGCGCGCGCGCAAGGGGACGCGGGCGGCCCTCGCCCTGCGCGGCACGCTGACGGGCCTCCTCGTCTTCCTGGGCCTCGGCGCTTACCTGTACCTGAACTACGCGGTCAGCGGAAACCCCTTTCAGTTCCTGATCTACCAAAGGGACAACTGGTACCAGCAGATGGGCACCTTCTTCGGCTCTGTGCGCAACACCACGGACTACATCTTTCGCTCCTGGGGCGAAAGCGACTGCTTCTGGACGTGGGGCGTGCAGCTCTTTTCGATCTTCTACGCCATGATCCTGCTCGTCTTCACCGGACGGCGCATGCCGCTGGAGCATCAGGCGTACACGGTCGTGTACATCGCCGTCGCGCTCGCGCCGACCTGGCTGCTCAGCGGCCCGCGCTACCTGATGGCGATGGCGACGATGCCCATGCTGCAGGCGATCACCACGCGCAGGCGTGCGCCCCATGCGCTGCTGCTCTCCCTGCAGGGCGTGCTGCTGCTCTTCTTCACCGTGGGCTATACCATCTTTGTCGAGGTGCTGTAA